The following coding sequences are from one Diachasmimorpha longicaudata isolate KC_UGA_2023 chromosome 6, iyDiaLong2, whole genome shotgun sequence window:
- the LOC135163283 gene encoding serine proteinase stubble-like isoform X1, translating to MRWIGYVATIIWWSSVARTLSTLNRGHSYKISPKPCRVPGPSIGGSIQGTCMFVWECIKSEGTHVGVCVDTFMFGSCCVHKNDTISSIATTASDKGTTVEQLSSSLSPLLILSAESTVSSVTVTAEPSRLSDTTLNTGGTLGISGSTHQSTARPVRPVHSGSHTNRPKRPHPQSHDFQSSPARLPDDGKNQMGDEDEGSQRMRPGELYQGDKPEKTGFSNVPPPPPPPPPVPPASNQHYSSEKEEDNVITNETSGDRLTAASVNAIRTEKPPAQWLVTNSPSPNIYSSPKTPTYRPGTMFGHSASTETRPNFISKPHDQKKPGKLWTTSKSTYLQTDHTSTSTESSLGQTTHWHVTTEPAFVTKHKNPNHSSSNRPGYSIISFWGDNTWTQPPSDERDTDETNKKYSDKHPGNENHQNKPEYGKPHYIPSSHYITTADVGSLTRPKPTRRRTPQPPRVVATTIYPLNNQELPSTSMTTVVRTTPSTPKTTKPTLPPSTVSTTVSTTTTTEPVTTRKNPMGSVPTVSAVPANSDNGKERAQCGVPPLFPRPETRIVGGKAAPFGRWPWQVSVRRTSFFGFSSTHRCGGAVLNENWIATAGHCVDDLLTSQIRIRVGDYDFSSVQERLPYVERGIAKKVVHPKYNFFTYEYDLALVRLESSLVFAPHISPICLPATDDLLVGENATVTGWGRLSEGGTLPSVLQEVSVPIVSNDRCKSMFLRAGRHEFIPDIFLCAGYENGGRDSCQGDSGGPLQVRGKDGRYFLAGIISWGIGCAEANLPGVCTRISKFVPWILKNVT from the exons ATGCGGTGGATCGGTTACGTGGCCACGATAATCTGGTGGTCGAGCGTCGCCAGGACTCTGAGCACGTTGAATCGAGGTCACA GCTACAAAATAAGTCCGAAACCTTGTCGTGTACCTGGCCCGAGTATTGGTGGAAGTATACAGGGTACGTGCATGTTCGTCTGGGAGTGCATCAAGTCAGAGGGTACACACGTGGGCGTATGCGTTGATACATTTATGTTTGGCAGTTGTTGTGTACACAAGAATGACACGATTAGTTCGATTGCAACAACAGCGAGTGATAAGGGTACAACGGTGGAACAATTGTCGTCTAGTTTATCGCCACTGTTGATTTTATCAGCAGAATCGACGGTATCATCGGTGACAGTGACAGCTGAGCCGTCTAGATTATCAGATACAACTTTAAATACTGGGGGAACATTGGGAATCAGTGGATCGACTCACCAGTCAACAGCCAGACCAGTTCGGCCTGTTCATTCGGGGAGTCACACTAACAGGCCCAAGAGGCCTCATCCACAGTCCCATGATTTTCAATCGTCACCGGCTAGGCTGCCGGACGATGGGAAGAATCAGATGGGCGACGAGGACGAGGGAAGTCAACGGATGAGACCTGGGGAATTGTATCAGGGGGATAAACCTGAGAAAACGGGGTTCTCCAATGTTCCACCACCACCCCCACCACCTCCACCAGTTCCACCCGCGAGTAATCAACATTATTCTAGTGAGAAGGAGGAGGATAATGTCATTACGAAC GAGACATCCGGTGATCGGCTCACCGCAGCGAGTGTAAATGCAATACGCACGGAGAAGCCGCCAGCGCAGTGGTTGGTGACCAATTCACCATCACCAAACATTTATTCAAGCCCGAAGACACCGACATATCGACCGGGCACGATGTTCGGCCACTCGGCATCCACCGAGACAAGACCCAATTTCATATCGAAGCCCCACGATCAGAAAAAACCGGGTAAACTATGGACAACATCCAAGTCTACCTATCTCCAGACTGATCACACAAG tacATCAACGGAATCCTCCCTCGGTCAGACAACCCACTGGCACGTGACGACCGAGCCTGCCTTCGTCACGAAGCACAAAAATCCAAATCACTCCTCCTCAAATCGTCCCGGCTACTCAATCATCAGTTTTTGGGGTGATAACACGTGGACACAGCCGCCGAGTGATGAGCGCGATACCGATGAAACGAATAAAAAGTATTCGGACAAACATCCAGGGAATGAGAATCATCAA AACAAACCAGAATATGGCAAACCTCATTATATCCCGTCGAGTCATTATATTACGACTGCGGATGTTGGATCATTGACACGGCCAAAACCAACGAGAAGAAGAACACCCCAACCACCGAGAGTTGTTGCAACAACGATATATCCCTTGAATAATCAGGAGTTGCCATCGACATCGATGACAACGGTCGTTAGAACAACTCCATCAACGCCCAAGACAACAAAACCAACCCTTCCACCATCAACAGTATCAACGACAGTGTCGACAACGACGACGACTGAGCCAGTGACAACGAGGAAAAATCCCATGGGATCGGTACCAACGGTATCAGCGGTGCCAGCTAATTCCGACAACGGTAAGGAAAGGGCCCAATGTGGTGTACCACCACTATTTCCTCGTCCTGAGACACGAATTGTTGGTGGAAAAGCTGCACCATTTGGCAGGTGGCCATGGCAGGTATCTGTCAGACGTACATCATTCTTCGGTTTTTCAAGCACCCACAGATGTGGTGGTGCTGTACTAAATGAGAACTGGATCGCAACTGCAGGACACTGCGTCGACGA TTTACTGACCTCGCAGATTAGGATCCGGGTTGGTGATTACGATTTCTCATCTGTACAGGAGCGCTTGCCTTACGTAGAAAGAGGTATTGCTAAGAAGGTCGTACATCCCAAATACAATTTCTTCACTTACGAATACGATCTTGCTCTTGTGAGGCTCGAGAGCTCCCTTGTTTTTGCCCCTCACATATCGCCAATATGTTTACCAGCTACTGATGATCTTCTTGTTGGTGAAAATGCCACTGTCACTGGGTGGGGTAGACTCAGTGAGGGAGGTACATTGCCCTCGGTACTTCAGGAA GTGTCTGTTCCTATTGTGAGTAATGACAGATGTAAGTCAATGTTCTTGAGAGCTGGTAGACATGAATTTATACCCGATATATTTTTGTGCGCTGGGTATGAGAATGGAGGACGCGACTCGTGCCAG GGTGACTCTGGTGGACCTCTCCAGGTGCGTGGTAAAGATGGTCGTTACTTTCTCGCTGGAATAATATCCTGGGGTATCGGCTGTGCCGAGGCCAATCTACCGGGTGTTTGCACGAGAATTTCAAAGTTTGTTCCCTGGATACTGAAGAACGTCACCTGA
- the LOC135163284 gene encoding uncharacterized protein LOC135163284 — translation MNVWLVISLLLLNVAKGRSWRPSLGPPPRPPGPPVDTMTDVINDLGVNLLDCYISQPGNIAFSPTGLAFVLAALYEGSAGRTSRQIAQVLALPRDRRITEIGFRDIHRRLRSYLNADAFLGGLTLNRDDIILRPEYEDTLRFYGFDVADQANMTDNGTAEAVTPATAGGQTIDSGSTTTGATPMSVVTDPSGATTSLMMVTAPMPVVAPDVTAAMDSTTNSMAETIASPGSASGMSAGLANTMGTVPTGNGTAEGLTTSPMPPVAVSTEGSTSSPGNDTLGIADAVAGTPSAVPTSPAPNAGNNSGMNTSEIVVNATDNVTPVAAVTNAQGMNSSAGDDSSAARSVGQTTPINLGTTGNSVNETEGNTVNSTVETATEAFSLVDVAEGMNQSVGIIANDENRIRKRSIGHQKFTIYSGDGIWIDDANAWREYESTGPADDSGVNEDMTDLQFLVNGCDPSTISTATYTAALPFAYIPSLRAFGVEFPLDDPRYNVILLVPTDGVTSRILVRLLHGKTLRHIRASMRPTWVRATIPSFMLRGFITLTPYLQKMGIRDAFEPRAADLTPMSPDLGIYARDVQQSIGVNIRNYMRDGRNDSTTTSTTSPYQRPENYLHNREPIPFTVDRPFLFFIVDTETSVALIAGRIDDPLNSRIL, via the exons ATGAACGTGTGGCTTGTGATATCCCTATTAC TCCTAAATGTGGCAAAGGGGCGTTCCTGGAGGCCCTCCCTGGGTCCACCCCCCCGACCCCCGGGTCCCCCCGTGGACACCATGACAGACGTGATAAACGACCTCGGGGTTAACCTCCTGGACTGCTACATTTCGCAACCAGGTAACATCGCCTTCTCGCCAACCGGTCTGGCATTCGTCCTGGCAGCCCTGTACGAGGGTTCAGCCGGTCGTACATCGCGACAAATAGCCCAAGTCCTGGCACTGCCGCGCGACCGTCGTATCACCGAGATTGGATTCCGTGACATTCACCGTAGGCTGAGA AGCTACCTAAACGCCGACGCCTTTCTCGGCGGCCTCACCTTGAATCGCGACGATATCATATTAAGACCGGAGTACGAGGATACCCTGAGGTTTTACGGTTTTGATGTGGCCGATCAGGCTAACATGACGGACAACGGAACAGCCGAGGCTGTCACACCGGCGACAGCGGGGGGACAGACGATTGACAGTGGAAGTACGACTACTGGAGCAACGCCGATGTCAGTGGTGACAGATCCGAGCGGTGCGACAACCTCCCTGATGATGGTGACAGCACCGATGCCTGTGGTGGCACCTGATGTCACAGCTGCCATGGACTCGACCACCAATTCCATGGCGGAAACAATAGCCAGTCCGGGAAGCGCTTCGGGGATGTCCGCGGGCCTCGCCAATACGATGGGCACTGTCCCCACTGGAAATGGGACCGCTGAGGGCCTGACGACGTCGCCCATGCCTCCAGTCGCTGTAAGTACAGAAGGCAGTACTTCTTCTCCAGGAAATGATACTCTTGGAATCGCTGATGCTGTGGCTGGAACTCCATCCGCTGTTCCAACGAGTCCCGCCCCGAACGCGGGAAATAATTCTGGCATGAATACCTCGGAAATTGTCGTTAATGCGACGGACAACGTAACGCCTGTCGCCGCGGTAACGAACGCACAGGGCATGAATAGTTCTGCTGGAGATGATTCCTCTGCCGCACGCTCCGTCGGTCAAACGACTCCCATTAATTTGGGTACAACTGGTAATTCCGTTAATGAGACTGAGGGAAATACCGTCAATTCGACCGTGGAAACTGCGACAGAAGCTTTCTCGCTCGTTGATGTGGCGGAGGGGATGAATCAGTCGGTGGGAATCATCGCGAATGATGAGAATAGGATCAGGAAGAGGAGCATTGGGCACCAGAAGTTTACGATTTATTCAG GTGATGGGATTTGGATTGACGATGCCAATGCTTGGCGGGAATACGAGTCGACGGGGCCGGCCGACGATTCGGGTGTAAACGAGGACATGACAGATCTGCAATTTCTTGTCAACGGGTGCGATCCGTCCACTATATCAACTGCCACTTACACAGCTGCTCTACCCTTCGCCTACATCCCCTCACTCCGGGCTTTCGGCGTCGAATTTCCACTTGAT GACCCGAGGTACAATGTGATCCTGCTAGTCCCCACCGACGGTGTCACCAGTCGAATCCTGGTGAGGCTCCTCCACGGCAAGACACTCAGGCACATCAGGGCGTCGATGAGGCCCACGTGGGTGAGGGCTACGATTCCCTCCTTCATGCTCCGGGGCTTCATCACCCTGACCCCTTACCTCCAAAAAATGGGGATTAGAGACGCCTTCGAGCCGAGAGCAGCGGACTTGACCCCCATGAGCCCGGACCTGGGGATCTACGCGAGAGATGTGCAACAGAGTATCGGTGTGAACATCAGGAACTACATGAGAGATGGAAGAAACGATAGCACAACCACCTCCACCACAAGTCCTTATCAACGTCCag aaaattatCTGCATAACCGAGAACCAATTCCATTCACTGTGGATCGTccctttctattttttattgtcgaCACCGAGACCTCTGTAGCCCTCATTGCGGGGAGGATCGATGATCCCCTGAACTCGCGGATCCTCTGA
- the LOC135163283 gene encoding serine proteinase stubble-like isoform X2, whose protein sequence is MRWIGYVATIIWWSSVARTLSTLNRGYKISPKPCRVPGPSIGGSIQGTCMFVWECIKSEGTHVGVCVDTFMFGSCCVHKNDTISSIATTASDKGTTVEQLSSSLSPLLILSAESTVSSVTVTAEPSRLSDTTLNTGGTLGISGSTHQSTARPVRPVHSGSHTNRPKRPHPQSHDFQSSPARLPDDGKNQMGDEDEGSQRMRPGELYQGDKPEKTGFSNVPPPPPPPPPVPPASNQHYSSEKEEDNVITNETSGDRLTAASVNAIRTEKPPAQWLVTNSPSPNIYSSPKTPTYRPGTMFGHSASTETRPNFISKPHDQKKPGKLWTTSKSTYLQTDHTSTSTESSLGQTTHWHVTTEPAFVTKHKNPNHSSSNRPGYSIISFWGDNTWTQPPSDERDTDETNKKYSDKHPGNENHQNKPEYGKPHYIPSSHYITTADVGSLTRPKPTRRRTPQPPRVVATTIYPLNNQELPSTSMTTVVRTTPSTPKTTKPTLPPSTVSTTVSTTTTTEPVTTRKNPMGSVPTVSAVPANSDNGKERAQCGVPPLFPRPETRIVGGKAAPFGRWPWQVSVRRTSFFGFSSTHRCGGAVLNENWIATAGHCVDDLLTSQIRIRVGDYDFSSVQERLPYVERGIAKKVVHPKYNFFTYEYDLALVRLESSLVFAPHISPICLPATDDLLVGENATVTGWGRLSEGGTLPSVLQEVSVPIVSNDRCKSMFLRAGRHEFIPDIFLCAGYENGGRDSCQGDSGGPLQVRGKDGRYFLAGIISWGIGCAEANLPGVCTRISKFVPWILKNVT, encoded by the exons ATGCGGTGGATCGGTTACGTGGCCACGATAATCTGGTGGTCGAGCGTCGCCAGGACTCTGAGCACGTTGAATCGAG GCTACAAAATAAGTCCGAAACCTTGTCGTGTACCTGGCCCGAGTATTGGTGGAAGTATACAGGGTACGTGCATGTTCGTCTGGGAGTGCATCAAGTCAGAGGGTACACACGTGGGCGTATGCGTTGATACATTTATGTTTGGCAGTTGTTGTGTACACAAGAATGACACGATTAGTTCGATTGCAACAACAGCGAGTGATAAGGGTACAACGGTGGAACAATTGTCGTCTAGTTTATCGCCACTGTTGATTTTATCAGCAGAATCGACGGTATCATCGGTGACAGTGACAGCTGAGCCGTCTAGATTATCAGATACAACTTTAAATACTGGGGGAACATTGGGAATCAGTGGATCGACTCACCAGTCAACAGCCAGACCAGTTCGGCCTGTTCATTCGGGGAGTCACACTAACAGGCCCAAGAGGCCTCATCCACAGTCCCATGATTTTCAATCGTCACCGGCTAGGCTGCCGGACGATGGGAAGAATCAGATGGGCGACGAGGACGAGGGAAGTCAACGGATGAGACCTGGGGAATTGTATCAGGGGGATAAACCTGAGAAAACGGGGTTCTCCAATGTTCCACCACCACCCCCACCACCTCCACCAGTTCCACCCGCGAGTAATCAACATTATTCTAGTGAGAAGGAGGAGGATAATGTCATTACGAAC GAGACATCCGGTGATCGGCTCACCGCAGCGAGTGTAAATGCAATACGCACGGAGAAGCCGCCAGCGCAGTGGTTGGTGACCAATTCACCATCACCAAACATTTATTCAAGCCCGAAGACACCGACATATCGACCGGGCACGATGTTCGGCCACTCGGCATCCACCGAGACAAGACCCAATTTCATATCGAAGCCCCACGATCAGAAAAAACCGGGTAAACTATGGACAACATCCAAGTCTACCTATCTCCAGACTGATCACACAAG tacATCAACGGAATCCTCCCTCGGTCAGACAACCCACTGGCACGTGACGACCGAGCCTGCCTTCGTCACGAAGCACAAAAATCCAAATCACTCCTCCTCAAATCGTCCCGGCTACTCAATCATCAGTTTTTGGGGTGATAACACGTGGACACAGCCGCCGAGTGATGAGCGCGATACCGATGAAACGAATAAAAAGTATTCGGACAAACATCCAGGGAATGAGAATCATCAA AACAAACCAGAATATGGCAAACCTCATTATATCCCGTCGAGTCATTATATTACGACTGCGGATGTTGGATCATTGACACGGCCAAAACCAACGAGAAGAAGAACACCCCAACCACCGAGAGTTGTTGCAACAACGATATATCCCTTGAATAATCAGGAGTTGCCATCGACATCGATGACAACGGTCGTTAGAACAACTCCATCAACGCCCAAGACAACAAAACCAACCCTTCCACCATCAACAGTATCAACGACAGTGTCGACAACGACGACGACTGAGCCAGTGACAACGAGGAAAAATCCCATGGGATCGGTACCAACGGTATCAGCGGTGCCAGCTAATTCCGACAACGGTAAGGAAAGGGCCCAATGTGGTGTACCACCACTATTTCCTCGTCCTGAGACACGAATTGTTGGTGGAAAAGCTGCACCATTTGGCAGGTGGCCATGGCAGGTATCTGTCAGACGTACATCATTCTTCGGTTTTTCAAGCACCCACAGATGTGGTGGTGCTGTACTAAATGAGAACTGGATCGCAACTGCAGGACACTGCGTCGACGA TTTACTGACCTCGCAGATTAGGATCCGGGTTGGTGATTACGATTTCTCATCTGTACAGGAGCGCTTGCCTTACGTAGAAAGAGGTATTGCTAAGAAGGTCGTACATCCCAAATACAATTTCTTCACTTACGAATACGATCTTGCTCTTGTGAGGCTCGAGAGCTCCCTTGTTTTTGCCCCTCACATATCGCCAATATGTTTACCAGCTACTGATGATCTTCTTGTTGGTGAAAATGCCACTGTCACTGGGTGGGGTAGACTCAGTGAGGGAGGTACATTGCCCTCGGTACTTCAGGAA GTGTCTGTTCCTATTGTGAGTAATGACAGATGTAAGTCAATGTTCTTGAGAGCTGGTAGACATGAATTTATACCCGATATATTTTTGTGCGCTGGGTATGAGAATGGAGGACGCGACTCGTGCCAG GGTGACTCTGGTGGACCTCTCCAGGTGCGTGGTAAAGATGGTCGTTACTTTCTCGCTGGAATAATATCCTGGGGTATCGGCTGTGCCGAGGCCAATCTACCGGGTGTTTGCACGAGAATTTCAAAGTTTGTTCCCTGGATACTGAAGAACGTCACCTGA